A section of the Triticum dicoccoides isolate Atlit2015 ecotype Zavitan chromosome 7A, WEW_v2.0, whole genome shotgun sequence genome encodes:
- the LOC119332695 gene encoding cytochrome P450 72A15-like — MATESLRMLLGDASPWSVAGAAAAVALLWLGAWVLEWAWWTPRRLGRALRAQGLRGTRYRLFTGDVPENARLSREARLQPLPRGSHDITPRVQPMSCNVIKEHGKMSFTWFGPTPRVTIPDPELVREILSNKFGHYGKQKSSRFGKLLADGVANHEGDKWAKHRRILNPAFHHEKIKRMLPVFSACCEEMITRWENSMPTGGFCEIDVFPEFQNLTGDVISRTAFGSNYQEGMKIFQLQGELCERLIQAFQTLFIPGYWFLPTKNNRRMRAIDREIRTILRGIIGKKERAIKNGEASSDDLLGLLLESNMQQANGKANLGMSIEDIIEECKLFYFAGMETTSVLLTWTLVVLSMHPEWQEQAREEVLHQFGRTRPDFENLSRLKIVTMILYEVLRLYPPAIFLARRTYKAMELGGIRYPAGVNLMLPLIFIHHDPDIWGKDAKEFNPQRFADGISNAPKHPAAFFPFGGGPRICIGQNFALLEAKMALSTILQRFSFELSPSYIHAPYTVLILQPQHGAQIRLKKI; from the exons ATGGCGACCGAAAGCCTCCGGATGCTGCTGGGGGACGCCTCGCCGTGGAGCGTCGCCGGCGCCGCGGCGGCCGTGGCGCTGCTGTGGCTGGGGGCGTGGGTCCTGGAGTGGGCGTGGTGGACGCCGCGGCGGCTGGGCCGGGCTCTGCGGGCCCAGGGCCTCCGGGGCACCCGGTACCGGCTCTTCACCGGCGACGTGCCGGAGAACGCCCGGCTCAGCAGGGAGGCCCGGCTGCAGCCCTTGCCGCGCGGCTCCCACGACATCACCCCTCGCGTGCAGCCCATGTCCTGCAACGTCATCAAGGAGCACG GGAAGATGTCGTTCACTTGGTTtggtccaacgccgagggtgacgaTTCCTGACCCGGAATTGGTGCGAGAAATTCTGTCCAACAAGTTTGGACACTACGGGAAGCAAAAGAGTAGCCGTTTCGGGAAGCTGCTAGCCGACGGAGTTGCAAATCATGAAGGCGACAAATGGGCAAAGCACCGAAGAATCCTCAATCCCGCCTTTCACCATGAGAAGATAAAG AGGATGCTGCCTGTATTTTCTGCGTGTTGCGAAGAAATGATTACAAGATGGGAGAATTCCATGCCCACTGGAGGATTTTGTGAGATTGACGTCTTTCCTGAGTTCCAGAATCTGACTGGAGATGTCATCTCGAGAACAGCATTTGGTAGCAATTATCAGGAGGGAATGAAAATATTCCAGCTGCAAGGGGAGTTATGTGAACGGCTAATACAGGCTTTTCAGACACTTTTCATCCCAGGCTATTG GTTCTTACCAACAAAAAACAACAGAAGGATGAGAGCAATTGATCGTGAAATCCGCACGATTCTACGAGGCATTATTGGGAAAAAAGAAAGAGCTATTAAAAACGGTGAAGCTAGCAGCGATGACTTGCTAGGATTGCTGTTGGAGTCAAATATGCAACAAGCAAATGGGAAAGCAAATCTTGGAATGAGTATTGAAGATATAATTGAGGAATGCAAGCTATTTTACTTTGCAGGTATGGAGACAACATCGGTCTTGCTCACATGGACTCTAGTTGTGCTAAGCATGCACCCAGAGTGGCAGGAGCAGGCAAGGGAGGAAGTTTTGCATCAGTTTGGAAGAACCAGACCAGATTTTGAGAACTTGAGTCGCCTGAAGATT GTAACAATGATTTTGTATGAGGTTCTTAGGTTGTACCCGCCAGCAATCTTCCTTGCGAGAAGAACTTACAAGGCAATGGAGCTTGGTGGCATCAGATATCCGGCAGGGGTGAACCTTATGTTGCCCCTTATCTTTATCCACCATGATCCCGATATTTGGGGAAAAGACGCAAAGGAATTCAATCCACAGCGGTTTGCTGATGGCATCTCGAATGCGCCAAAGCATCCGGCGGCGTTCTTCCCGTTTGGAGGGGGTCCTCGTATCTGCATCGGCCAGAACTTTGCGTTGCT